From the Ammospiza caudacuta isolate bAmmCau1 chromosome 1, bAmmCau1.pri, whole genome shotgun sequence genome, the window GCCTGATGCAGTGACCCCCAAATCTCCATCATCATTTAAAGCTGAGGACTTTCTTTTTGCTTAGGTGTAGCACTGGGTTGTGCCTCTCGGAGTTCTACTCCTATGCTACAGCCCTGAACCACTGGGCACAGAGATGCTGAGGCTTTTCCTGGCCCTGATCCCATCCAGAGTTGCAGGAGTGGAGGCAGTCATTTTAAATATTGTGTCTTAAAAATCAGCTGCTGTGTTGGGAATGGATGGGAGCAAGGCGCTTGCAAGAGATTCTTGCTGGGGAGTAAATATCTGCTGAAGCCaaatgggaaaagcagcccCTCTGAAGGGGGGCAGTGCTCTGTGGTGAGTGTTCTGCAGCAACCCATCCAGATCAGGGACAAGTTCCTGCCTTGCCCTCTGACTATCTGGCCCTGAGCTGCTGTAACATGgttctgcctcctccttctccctccatGTCCACCCAGGGGATCTGAGGTTCACCTCTGAGTAGTTTCTTTaaattgtttgattttttttaatgtttgattTGATTTTATATTGTATTTTGCCAGATCTCTTGTTACTCTAGATATTTTGATGACTCATAGGGCTGcatcaagaaaaagaaaactgtttttaCTGAGAAAATCACCAACTCTTCTTTTCTCCTGATGTTTTTCCAGAGAGCAGTCTGAAGGTCACTGGGGTTGACTTTCTGAAGAGCCAGAACACGCGGCAGCACCACACGGATGGGTACAACATCCAGAGCCTGGTGGTGCGGCGCGGGCAGCCCTTCCAGGTGCAGGTCAGCCTcagcagggagctcagggctgccgACAAGCTGACCCTGCGCTTTGGCATCGGTAAGCAGGGTCCCTCTGCGGCCACCAGGCAAAGCCAGAGAGCACCAGGAGCATCCAGCTGCCTCTTCCTGGCACTGCACAGGCATTGCAGACCTGTGCAACCCTCACACATATTGTCTTGGGTTTGTTTCCAGGTGAAAGTCCAATGAAAAACAGGGGGAGCCTGCTGTCTCTGAAACCGGAGAGAGAGGATTTCAATGGGTGGAAAATCTCCATGGTtgagaggaaaggcaaagagGTAAAGCTTGTGGACAAGGAGACCAATGCCCAGTACCAAGCCTATCAGAAGCTACAGAGCAAAGCATCCTCATACCCCCATCCTGCTTTCCTTTAGTTCTGTGATTTTAGATGGGCAGCAGCCTTGTCCTGCTTATTTCATTGATCCCCCCATGCACAGGCAGGCTTTGCCCTATCCCATTGCCTTCCCCTCTTTCCCCACAGGGATCTGCAAGGCCCCCAGTTTTGCCACTCGTGCCAGCTCTGTGGCACCATGTTTGTGCCATGCATGTAGGCATGGCGGGGTGTCCCTCATGCTGTCTCTCCTTGTTGTCTCCTCAGTGCCTGCTGTCCATCACCAGCGCGCCCAATGCCCCTGTGGGAATATACAGCCTGCAAGTGAAGACTGGCAGTAACATTTACAAGCCTGAAAATGGCGTTGTCTACCTTTTGTTCAATCCTTGGTGTGAAGGTGAGTGGTCTTGCAACTGGGAGTGATAATTACTTCTACCAGGGATTGTCCCAGATGGAATTTTGCCTCCTATTTTCCTTATTCTCTTTCTTACATACGTTGCTTTTTCCCCATAAAACACTGTAAGCAGCGTCCTCATGGAGACAGTGGGAAGCTGGGCAATAGCAACGAGCCAGCTCCTCATTGGATATTCTCCAGTGCTGGGACATAGAGGGACATCTATCTGTCACATCTGTTTGCACCTCTGTATCATCCCTCTCTGTTCCCCTGATTAACTGAGAGAATTATGTTGGCTTAAgatccagaaaaaaataaccagaataAAAAATTGTGTGGTTGGTGGCCATCAGTTCCCCAGTTCTCTCTGCTGCTTACCTAGTACTCCACAGTGTTCACTAGTAAGATTTTTGCAATAATGGAAGAGTGGTCACATAGCAATAGACCTACAGGGGGAAATTAAAGATTAGTCTTATTGGAAATCCTTTCATGATAGGAGCAAAAAAATGGGGATGCTGCATGGTCATCTGTTGGTGAGAATGTTGCAGATCCTTGGTTACCCCAGTTTAGCTTTCCATGGAAGATTTCATACAGGGTTTGCAAACCACCTGACATCTGAGGGATTTGTTTTTGCAGATGATGTTGTCTACATGTCCAATGATGCAGAGAAGGAGGAATACGTGCTCAACGACACTGGCACCATCTATGTTGGGTCTGCATACAGCATCTACGACAGGCCCTGGAATTTCGGGCAGGTAAAACACAGCTGTCTTGTCAGCCCTATAGCCCTTCTTCATCCCTTCAGCATGGAGCGCATGAGGAGCTCAAAGTGCTGGAATGACCCTGCCAGCTTCACTGGGAGGGCTCACCTGCTTAGAGTAACCTGTGTGCCTATGTGTGTTCCCCACCCACAGCTGGAGAGTGGGGTTAAGTGGCACATTTATAATCAGATGATGCAACTCCCCTGGTAAAGGATGTGGAAACTGGGAACAGGATATTTCTGACTGAAAAAATTCCCATAAGGGAATTCCTGCTCTCATGCAACTGTAGGTGCTGTTAGTCAGCTAATGAGATATGGAGAGGGctgatagggaaaaaaaaatctgatttaccTGTTGCATCATAGTCAGGAATAAAGAGGGTAAAATTACTGGCAGACGTTATCACCTTTCAAGTGGTGCCTTCACTGACAGCTGTGTGCTATCCAGGCAGAAATGTCCAGCAAAAAACATTCAAacctggggttttttctgttttgttttgttttgtaattcTACAATTTTTGCAGGCTATCTGCAGAATATGTATCTGCAGGACATACGTAGCCCAAAGGTGCTCACACTGATGCCTTTACACTAAAGGGACCAAAGGGCAtcatctgcagggctgttcctatCCTAATATTTATCCTGCTGTTAAGCAATGAGAATTGATATTGATTCTGACAAGCTGCATTGGATCATATGTTTGACATCTTTGTGAACTGGACCTCAGGGAGCTTTATCAGCAATTGCTAACTATGAATCTTTGTTGTAATAATTAGCATTTACGTACCTTTCTTTTTCCCAAGGTTCATTTTGTGCCTATGTCAATAGACTAAATATCAGTAGAGATCTTAAAATTTCATTACTCTTGTGAGTAATTTGCAGAGTTGCAGGGAGGTGATGTTGGTGACTTTTGTGCACAGGAGTAAAGATTGCTGGGTCAGGTTTCAACTGTATTTGCAAGACACTCGAGACAGCCTTTTGTCTTACAAGGCTGGGTTTCATTTTAGCCCTTGTTTGGAGAGAATAGCTTTGGGAAGGCCCACAGCCTTGGAAATTCAATAAAACAAGCAAATTTTGTTTTAGAGCAGCATATAAAAATATCTCCGTTTTCTCCCCAAAACAGTTTGAGGAATTTGTCTTGGATGCCTGCATGTATCTGCTGGACAAAAGCAAGCTCAGCCTGGATCAGAGAAGGGATCCTGCACATGTGTCCAGAGCCATGTCTGCTTTGGTAAGCCTCTCTCAGTGAAGTGCTTTGCCCCTTCATATCCTCCCTCATCCTTACTTGCTCTTCTTTCCCTGGGACCATGAATACCATTTCAGGAGGCATCTGAAAGGAATTCCTTTGGGAAACTGCAAGCAAAGAGACAAAGGCGCTTTGGGGTGGAgggaaaaggcaaacaaaaataTAGCACGTTCCCATCTCCAAAGCTTGCAGTTGCCCCAGTGGTTGTCCTTCCTCATCAGCTGTGCTGGTGAGGCCAACACAAGGGTTGTGTTTTGGGTGGGTAGCTATTCTCTGTGCTGGGACCCTTTTGGAGCCCTGTGGCTTAAGACACAGGATGCAGAGTTAATCGTTACTGCCCTGAGCAGAATTTCCACCTCCCTCTAGATATCCAGGTAGAGTTTCTAATCAGGGGAGCCCCCAGCCAGGACCAGCAGCCTTGAGGGGTCTCACATGCCTGTGGAGTACCAGGGAAGCCACAGGGCAGGCCAAGACCGTGGGGTTTAAGCCTCATTCAGCCTCATCCCTTAATTTTTCTGTATGTATGTGTGGCCACAGGTTAATGCCAACGATGACAGCGGAGTCCTGCTGGGGAACTGGTCAGGGAACTACATCAGTGGAACATCCCCTATGGATTGGATTGGGAGTGTGACGATTTTGCAGAAGTACTACAAAACCAAGAAGCCAGTGCGTTATGGCCAGTGCTGGGTCTTTGCAGGAGTCCTCAACACAGGTGAGCAGTGAACATGACCTGCCTCCCTTCTCTGACACCCAATTACTGTGCTAGTAAGCCAAATCACTGTGCCTCTGAGCCACAGAGGTGCCAGGGTCTGTCTGtaaggagaggctgagggagccagcactgctcagaCAGAAGAGAAGCCTTTGGGGGTGTGATCCTTGTGTGCAAATACCTGACAGGAAGGAGTGGGGCACAGACAGGCTCTTCTCATTGACACCCAATGTGGTGATAGGCACAGCCTGAAACATGGGAGGTTCTGTCTGAACctgagaaaacagcttttttcactgtgagagtgaccaagcactggcacagagaGGTTGTGGAACCTACATCCTTGGAGATGTTCAAAAGCCATCTGGACagagtcctgagcacctgcTCAAGAGGAGCCTGGGTGGGCAGAGGGGTCAGGTAAGAGGATGCCTGCCAGGCTGAGGGATTTTGTGACCCTGTGTTttgtctgtctgtgctgcagtcATGCGTTGCCTGGGGGTGCCATGCCGCTGTGTGAGCACCTTCGACTCGGCCCACGACACGGAGGAGAACCTGAGGGTTGATGTTTACCTGAAcgaaaaaggagaaaagctgaACTCGTTGTCCTTCGACTCTGTCTGGTACTGCCAAGTGGGGCTGATACTTCCTATGCCCTGTGCTGCCTTGGAGTGCCCcatttcccagccccagcaaTTCCTTTGAGAATTTCACTACTGCTTGGGTTTGCTGcccaggagggagagagagagagggaaagccAGGGGTTTCACAGGGTTATGTGCAAGTACCCATTAAATATGCCCTTACTAAAGGATTAAGGGAGGAGACCGTGACTCTTCAGGCTGTAACAACTCACTCCTtctctttccaacccaaatgcATGCAGGAACTTCCATGTGTGGAATGATGCCTGGATGAAGAGAACAGACATACCAGATGGGTTTAGTGGCTGGCAGGCAATTGATTCAACCCCTCAGGAGCAAAGTCAAGGTAAGATTTGCCTAGAAAGGCTCTTCTGCAACTCCTGAGGGAGACAGGGACATTTTGTGTGTAAAACATGCTTCCCAGTCAGCAAACCTGGTACTCCCCACACACAGCTTCATGCACCAGGGCAGTGACACTGTGAAACAGCACTCCTGCCCCCTCAGCCCAGGATGgaaagagcagcatttcttgGCAGGCACAAAACGAACCATGTGGGAATGTGAATTTTGTTTCAGGGGTTAGAGGACATCTAAATCATTGAGGTCATGAGCCTGTTCATTGGTAGATGAGAGGAGTGACCACCGAAACTCCCTGCACAGGTTCAGGGAATTTGAAGGtgggaaaaacccaaaaggaTAATCCTCAGGGAAGTGCAGAAAGTGGAATATTGCCTAGAGATCAAACACAGGTGTCTGGATGCAGCTGACTTAATAATCTCATACTGAAATTGGCTAAGGAAGAAACTTTCTAACACAATTTTGAAGTATTGGCTTCAAATTCATTATTACAGCACGCTGAACACCCGGAGGGTATTCCCTCTGATTGGGTGTATCATGAAATTTTACAACAAGGTATTTATTCCATTATGATCGTACATATTCATTATATGGCTAGTACATAAACATCGCTTCTTCTAGAACTAATTTGCTTGCATCTGCCTCTTACTGGAAGGCCTTTTATGGTCCTGGGGAGTTGTCAGAAGGGGTCCCTGGTGGTCGTACTCACCAAGTACCCCCAGCGTTCCAGATGACCTTGCCTGGAACTTCTCTTAGGGCACGTGCTGTTGTTTCTTGTCACGTAACATTTACACAAAAGCCACCATATTCCTCATTATCTGTTTACGCACTGGTTCCAGCTATGTTTAGCATCCTGTGGGCCTACTTTTACACTATTTTACCTACTTCTTTAAAACACATTGCTCGTGTTTGGTCAAGGCATCGTTATGTTCCGTTCCTTTTATCAAACTCGGCTGTGGCTTTCTAACTTTAAAATTATCTAAGTGAGGGGAAACATTCAAAAGCTCCTACCAGACCCTGGTCATCTATAAAAAATTCCTAAGCAGCTCTGGGATAAATGAGAGAGTTTGGAGTTCATTACTGAGTTGGAGGGCTGTTTACTGCTAAGCATCAACTGCCATGGCCACAGATTCCCGGTGGAGCAAAAACTGGAGCCACAGCAGGTGTTTGTGAAGCCAGCTGGTATCGAATGCCCTTTGCAGGTCGTTTCCAGTGTGGGCCCTGCCCGGTGAAGGCTGTGCGGGAAGGAGATGTGTACCTGCCCTACGACGCCAAGTTCGTGTACGCGGAGGTGAACGCCGACAGAGTCTACTGGGTGGTCAAGAAGGTGAACGGCAAGGATAAATACTTCAAGGTCGGCACGGAGACCCAAGCCATCGGCAAGAACATCAGCACAAAAGCCGTGGGGCAGAACAGGCGGGTAGACATCACCAAGGAGTACAAGTACCCTGAAGGTAACTGCCCCCATCCTCTGACACAGTGCCAAAGAGGGGACCCCCACCTTGCAGGTCACCCCACAGCAGGTTTCCAGGAGAAAACTGCAGGAGTAGCTGCAGTGGCAAACTCGGCCTAAGGCCAGGAGACCTCGGGAGGCAGCACTGCTCCCAGGCATCCTCAGGCCCGCAGTGACACCTAtaggctgctcctcagggacacAAGCAAGCTTCCAGACAGTGAAAGAAATGGGCTGAGTGATGGACCTTGTGTCACACTGACCttggctttattttttcatttcttcattttgtcTTTACATTCCCCCAAACCattttggaaaacagaaatCCCACATGTCCTTCTCACAGTTCTCAAGATCCAGCCATGTTGTCCTAGATTGTTAAAACCTTCTCAGTGAGGAGGGCAAAACTATCAGGCTGAAATATTTAAGAGTATCCATCCTCTAAATTGTCTCTTCCGGGAAATTCTTCCAGGCCAGAATGCTACAGCTAGATTTGGTGGTAGCATAAACCAAGAAATTGTCCTAAGCAGAGGCTGGAGGTGCTCTGACATCCTCTCTGCTTATCAGCAAAAGCATAAATAAAGGGAAGATAGCTCTGGGTGAGGAGACTGAGATACAGCTGTCACCCATATTTCTCTTCATCCAGGCTCCAGACAGGAAAGGATGTCCATGCAAAGAGCTTACAGTTTCCTACGCCCTTCGGGGTTGATGCCTCGCTCAGGCTACGCTTCGACTGTGCGGGGAATAGGTGCCAACAGTGAGCCTTTGGTCCCGAAGGAGCCAGTCACCAAGACTGGGCTCCACCTGGAGATAACCAATACAGAACCTTTGCATCCTGGCAATCCCCTGGAAATGGCCATCACAGTGAAGATCTCTACTCCTGGGAACTGGACCGTTGACCTTATtggctcctgccagctgcagtaCTATACTGGAGACGTTCAGGCCAATCTTGGAACTGTCAAGGAGATCATCACTCTTGAAGGCCCATCTGGTAAGCACAGAAAGCTTGCTGTGTTCTGTAATCTAATTCACTGTGGCAGTCTGGGGTTTGTACTGGCTCCACTCTAGACCAGTGTAGGCCCTGTACTCTGTGAAGAGCAGAAACCGCCTGCCTACAATCTCCTCTCTCTTCACTGCATTTGAAGTCTCAGTTACAGACTGGGATCCCTCTGTAGCAGGGACCAAAACATGaaggccctgctgcagcttcaAGGAGGTGATTTAGGAGTACATTAGTGTGGGCAGACAGAGGTTTTCATGGCATGAGCGAGGTGTGCTGAAGCATCTCCCTCCTGTCCTCACTGTCTGAACATCAAAGATGTCACCACAGGCTTTGTGTGCATCCATGTGGATCATATCCCTCACAGGATTTAGATGGCTGGAAGTTTCAGCCTTTTTTAGTTGTTCTGTTTGCCACTCTAATTTGGGTGGTGGTGATGCTGGTGAGTGTTATTTTCTGAATTCTTTGCCCAAGCAAATTCCCACTTCACGACTGCCTGCCTGGCTGATCCCTGGAGCTgttggctgctgtgctgtgcacatCTTTGAGTCACCTAGGTTGTATTTTTGATCCCAAGCCATGTAACTGAAATTAGCTAAACAAGAGATTAACGAGTGATAAATAATTAACAACCCTTGCTGATTCCTAGCATGAATcactctcaaaaaaaaaatctttgctgtTGATGAGCTCTGAGTGTTTTCACTCCTATGCTGTTGCTGTCAAaatgcagcagggcaggacacaaaggcagctccttcccatGGGCTGCATTTGCCAGGTATGCAAATGCAGCCCATGGGAAGGAGGGCTTCCCCCCGCAGGGACTGAAGGGAAAGCAGGATGGTCTCAGCAAATACGGCTCGTGCCACATCCTGCCGACTTTGCCACCCAATTCCTGGGCATGTGATGAAACACcaagctgtgttttctttcctgcagaGATGCAGATCCCCCTGAAAATAGCACCTGATGCATACATGAAGACACTGTCCTCCGTGGAAGATGAAGTGCTCATCCTTGTCACTGCCATTGCTGAGGTCAAGGAAACCAACGACAAACTCACCAAGGAGACCTCAATGAGATTCCAGTATCCTCCCATCACTGTCCAGGTgaggcagctgccagctgggctctgggaggaCAAGGGTTAAAGCTCTGCTCACTCCAGCACCACAGTGGTGCTAGCATTCCCAGGGGGATCTCCCAGACAGCTGCCTCCTAGGATGTTCAGTTCTTGGCATCTTATTTGGCTATTCAGCATTCATTTGAAGGTTGAAAGCAGCCATGAAATCAAAGTTTTATTACCGCCCCATCTAACACAGTGCTTCGGGTGGGTGGAAAGGATATGAAGGGGCTGTCCCCTGTCATGCTGGTGGTGAGCAAacctgcagaagctctggcatCTTTACCACCCCTCTAATCCCAAGTCTTTGGatttgtttctctctttcctcctctGCTAGATGCCAGAAACAGCCACTCTGTACAATGACTTCAACTGTGCATTCATCTTCAAGAACAAGCTGAATGTGACCCTGGAAAACTGCAAGCTGCTGGTGGAGGGCTTGGGCATATTTAAGATGACAA encodes:
- the TGM4 gene encoding protein-glutamine gamma-glutamyltransferase 4; the protein is MRAGAGAAAAAAAGGLGAAAAAAAKLALGPGEEAAGGTLSVLLRLSCVGLVFVCNAVMWTVFTKALRLSSSSAAASVTTTASNFIFSELPFLKHHPLAVDLLTPQSKTQIKRAACLPSPHSETSGRDCSGVWKLLALQASRVETLTRTMFSNTESSLKVTGVDFLKSQNTRQHHTDGYNIQSLVVRRGQPFQVQVSLSRELRAADKLTLRFGIGESPMKNRGSLLSLKPEREDFNGWKISMVERKGKECLLSITSAPNAPVGIYSLQVKTGSNIYKPENGVVYLLFNPWCEDDVVYMSNDAEKEEYVLNDTGTIYVGSAYSIYDRPWNFGQFEEFVLDACMYLLDKSKLSLDQRRDPAHVSRAMSALVNANDDSGVLLGNWSGNYISGTSPMDWIGSVTILQKYYKTKKPVRYGQCWVFAGVLNTVMRCLGVPCRCVSTFDSAHDTEENLRVDVYLNEKGEKLNSLSFDSVWNFHVWNDAWMKRTDIPDGFSGWQAIDSTPQEQSQGRFQCGPCPVKAVREGDVYLPYDAKFVYAEVNADRVYWVVKKVNGKDKYFKVGTETQAIGKNISTKAVGQNRRVDITKEYKYPEGSRQERMSMQRAYSFLRPSGLMPRSGYASTVRGIGANSEPLVPKEPVTKTGLHLEITNTEPLHPGNPLEMAITVKISTPGNWTVDLIGSCQLQYYTGDVQANLGTVKEIITLEGPSEMQIPLKIAPDAYMKTLSSVEDEVLILVTAIAEVKETNDKLTKETSMRFQYPPITVQMPETATLYNDFNCAFIFKNKLNVTLENCKLLVEGLGIFKMTTFELGDIMPGRIMKSEIVCTPTRLGEKKIVAKLISNQIKGISTEKAIFITE